From the Ilumatobacteraceae bacterium genome, the window TCGCGCCGTAGCCGACCACGAGGGCGGACAGGCCGATGATCACCGAGTTGTCCGGCGGGAGACCGCGCAGCATCACGTCCTGGAACGAGGCGATGCCATAGGTCACCGGCAACATCCAGGAGATGACGCTGACCGGAGCGGCGAGACCGTCGATCGGGAGGATGAAACCGCTGAAGAACAGTCCGGCCAGCAGCACGAGCATCGCATACTGCACCGCCTGACTCTCGGTGCCCGCCACGATGGCGAGCACCATGCCGAGCGCGAGCGAGGCCAGGAGCACGCCGACGACCGTGAAGGCGACCCAGCCGACCGAGCCGGCCAGTGGGACGCTGAGGCCGTACACCGATGCCGCCATCAGCAACGCACCGACGGCCGTGCCAACCAGCAGGTAGGCGAAGATCTTGCCGATGATGATCTCGACCGACGAGAGCGGTCCGACCCGCATGAGTTCGAACAGTCCGGTCCGACGGTCACGCACCAGTGACAAGGCCGCGAACGTGAGTGCGAGGTGCTGGAGCAGGAGTGCGAGCGAGGCCGGGGTGAAGTACTCGGTGGGGTTGATCCGGCCGTCGAGTCGGTTGTCGGTGCGGCTCTGGAAGGGTCGGATCAGGATCTCGGGATCGAGGATCACGACCTCGTCGAGCGATGCCGTCAGGGTGGCGACGGCATCGGCGAGTTCGGTGAGTTCCTCGTCGGTCGTCTCCTCGCTGATGGTCTGCAACTCGTCGGTGATCTCCAACGTGTCGGTCCGGGCCGCTGCCAGTGCCTCGCCGCGCTGATCGTCACCGAGGTCCAGACGGTCGAGCACGGTCGCCGAGCCGCTCAGCGCGTCCTCGACCAGATCGAGTTCGGTGACGAGCAGATCGCGGGTCGCGATCGGGTCCTCGGCCAGTTCGTTGCTCAGCGCGAGCAGCCGGTCGCGCATCGTTGCGCTGTCGGGCATCGAGTCCTGCGCCTCGACGGCGAGCGTGGTCAGCACGGTCGCGTTCACCTCTTGGATCGCGAGCCGGGCAGAGATCTCGACCGCGCCTTCCTGAATGGGATCGATCTCGTTGTGGATCAACCGGATGACGGCGCGCTCCCCGGCCATGACCTCAGTCGCCGGGTCGTCCGGGAAGATCACGACGAGGTCGGCACGCCCCGCGTCGAGTTCGGCGACGCCTTCGGCCTCGGTGGCCACCATGCCCTGCGACTCGATGAAGTCGGAGAGGTCGGCCTCGTAGGTGTCGAGCACCTCCTCGTAGATCGAACCCTCCGGCCCGACGAAGATCGCTCGCTTCACGATCGCCGTCTCCGAGTATCCCGACCCGAACAGCACCAGCAGTGCGAACGGGCCGACGACGAGGAGCGCGACCAAGCGCGGTTGGCGGATGATCTCGACGACCTCTTTGCGGAGGAACGCGAACGAACGAATGACGACGGCCCAGAGCGGGCGGACGACCGAGAGGGAGTTGTCGGTGACGCTCACGCCTCGGCCCCCTCGTCGAGCCGCCCTTGTGTCGCCGACCGGTGGCGTTGCACGACCCGCACGAACGCCTCGTCGTAGTCGACCTCGTGCTCACCTGCTTCGAGCACGTCGACACCGAGTTCGGAGAACGACCGGTCGAGGTCGGTGATGGCGCGGTCGGCGTCGTCGACGACGAACCGCACGGCGGTCACGTCGGTGCGTTCGATCTCGCCGACGACGAACTCGTGCTCGGAGAGGCGATCGAGTTCGGCACGACTCAGGGGGCGTGAGGTGACGACGTCGACGACCTGACCGTCGAACGCCGCACGGCGGAGGTTGGCGGGGGTGTCGACGAGGAGGAGGTCGCCGTCGCTGAGCAGCCCGACCTCGTCGCACATGCCGGCCTCACCGACGTACTGGGTGGTGACGACGAGCGTCTTGCCCGAGGATGCGACCTCGCGGAACTGTGTCCAGATCTTGTCGCGCAGGATGGGGTCGATTCCCGCCGTGGGTTCGTCGAGGAAGACGATGTCCGGATCGTGCACGAACGCCGCGGCCAGTGCGAGGCGGCGCTGCATGCCACCGGACGCATCCGAGACCCGCTTGCCGGCGTCGTCGCTGAGTTCGACCCAGTCGAGCACCGACATGAGGCGACGCTTGCGACGCAACGGCAGCCCGTACATCGACGCGTGGAAGCTGAGGTTCTCCATCAGCGACAGGTCGGGGAAGAGTGCCGGGGTCTGCGGGAGGTAGCCGATCCGTGACCGCTGCGCGCTCGTGAGGTCGACCGCACGCGTGCCGCCGATCCACGCCTCACCCGAGGTGGGCGCGAGCAACCCGGTCATCAACCGGACCGTGGTCGTCTTGCCGCAGCCGCTCGGCCCGATCAACCCGACGATCGTTCCCGGTTCGACGGCGAGATCGAGCCCGTGCAGCACCTCGACGTCGTCGAAGGACTTGCGCAGTTCGCTGGTCCTGACGGAATTGAGCGAATCACCCAGCCCTCCCCGCGAGCGTCTGGCGGACCGGCCGTGCTCGACGGTGTCGGTCGTGTCGGTGCGTGTGCCGGATGTGCTCGTGTTCGTAGTCGTGTTCGTGGTGATGTTCGAGCTCGTGGTCATGTCTGCCTTCTCCTGGCCCACCCGTCGGGGCGGCGGGCAGCCAGTACCCGGCGCAGCGCGGCCGGAAACCAACGCGTCGTCGACCGTCGTCAGCCGTCGCCGTCGCCGACGACGAAGTCATGGCGGAGCAGCACCTCGCCGTCGTAGCGCTTCGCACGCAGCGCGACCGTGATCGTCTCGCCGTCGTCGTCGATCTCGACCAGTCCGTACTGTCCGCTCTCACCGATCGCGCCCTCGCTGTACGGGCCGCCCTTGATGCTGCCCGGCCGGTCGAGCGGCGCAGCGTGCAGCAACGGGAATCCGGCGTCGCCGGACGCGGAGTAGTCGGTGTTGGTGCCGTCGTCGATGGCGACCATGTGCGCATCGCCGCTGACCATCAGGAGGTGGTCGATGTCGTGTTCGGCGATCACGTCGGCGATCCGGCGACGCTCGTCGGCGTAGCCGCCCCAGTGGTCGGCGCCGTCCTCGGCTTCGGCCAGCCATGGCACGGGGTTCACCCACACGACGAGTTCCTGTTCCTCGGCGGCGGTGACCAGTTCGTCGAGGAACCAGGCGAGCTGCGACTCGCCCAGCATCGTCTCGCCCGGTTCACGAGCCGATCGTGCATCGGTGATCAGGAACCGCACCCGGCCGACATCGAACGACTGGAACACGGCCGAGAGCTCGCCGGCGAGGGGATAGCTCGGGACGTTGGTGCGATACGCGTCCATCGCCGCGACCCGACTCTCGGAATAGAAGTTCGAGTCGTTGATGCCGTAGTCGTGGTCGTCCCAGACATAGGCGATCGGTACCGAGCGATACAGGGCCGCCTGTGCCGGCTGCCGCAGGGTGAGGTCGATCACCTCGTCGTATCGAGCCCGGTCGTCATCGGGGATGTCGCCGTAGTGGAAGTCACCCGTGATCAGGTGGAAGAGCTGATCCTCGTCGCGGATCGTGTCGAACACGGATCCGTTCGAACCCACGCGTGCGCAGGCGCCGACCGTGAAGGAGAACGACGCCGCCTCCTCGGGGAACGTGGTGAACTCGCCCGTGCGAACGAGGTCGAGTTCACCGTCGATCTCCACCGCGTAACGGTGCCGCACGTCGGGGTCGAGGTCGTTCGCCGTGAACGAGACGATGTTGCCGTCACGATCGTCGACGGGATGGTACGTCGCATCGGCGAAGTCGTCGGTGGCCGTCACGGCGAGGCGAGCGGACTCGAACGGTACGTCGGCGGCGGCCCGCAACCGGGCCTCGGACGACGTGACGCCGCCCGACCACACCCAGCGGAGCGCCGAGTCGGGCAGGGACTCGAGTTCCGACGGCGGGTGCGTGGGTCCGAACTGCGAGTCGTACACGTACTCGCCGACGAACGACCCGGCCACCACCGCGGCCACGGTCCCCACGATCGCTGCGACGCCACGGCGGTGCGACCAGCCCGCCAGGTCGGCCAACAACCACGCCGAAGCGGGCACGGCGAGCAGGACGATGACGAGCACCGCATGGCGTCCGACCAGCTGGTTCACGGCGATCGCGCCGATCGCGCCGGCCGCGAAGCCGGCGATGACGCCGCCGACGAACTCCCACCTGAGCGCGGCGAGTGCGCCGAGCACCAGCAAGACGTAGAACACCGGCCGCACGTAGGTGAAGAACGCGGTGCCACCCGGCTGATAATCCAGCCACCCCGCG encodes:
- a CDS encoding alkaline phosphatase D family protein, which translates into the protein MHGPDDARESPETSLLDAVPDAVKPPDDPVERDHWARGLRLIGLVAAAAAVIFMWLDARAGWLDYQPGGTAFFTYVRPVFYVLLVLGALAALRWEFVGGVIAGFAAGAIGAIAVNQLVGRHAVLVIVLLAVPASAWLLADLAGWSHRRGVAAIVGTVAAVVAGSFVGEYVYDSQFGPTHPPSELESLPDSALRWVWSGGVTSSEARLRAAADVPFESARLAVTATDDFADATYHPVDDRDGNIVSFTANDLDPDVRHRYAVEIDGELDLVRTGEFTTFPEEAASFSFTVGACARVGSNGSVFDTIRDEDQLFHLITGDFHYGDIPDDDRARYDEVIDLTLRQPAQAALYRSVPIAYVWDDHDYGINDSNFYSESRVAAMDAYRTNVPSYPLAGELSAVFQSFDVGRVRFLITDARSAREPGETMLGESQLAWFLDELVTAAEEQELVVWVNPVPWLAEAEDGADHWGGYADERRRIADVIAEHDIDHLLMVSGDAHMVAIDDGTNTDYSASGDAGFPLLHAAPLDRPGSIKGGPYSEGAIGESGQYGLVEIDDDGETITVALRAKRYDGEVLLRHDFVVGDGDG
- a CDS encoding ABC transporter permease, giving the protein MSVTDNSLSVVRPLWAVVIRSFAFLRKEVVEIIRQPRLVALLVVGPFALLVLFGSGYSETAIVKRAIFVGPEGSIYEEVLDTYEADLSDFIESQGMVATEAEGVAELDAGRADLVVIFPDDPATEVMAGERAVIRLIHNEIDPIQEGAVEISARLAIQEVNATVLTTLAVEAQDSMPDSATMRDRLLALSNELAEDPIATRDLLVTELDLVEDALSGSATVLDRLDLGDDQRGEALAAARTDTLEITDELQTISEETTDEELTELADAVATLTASLDEVVILDPEILIRPFQSRTDNRLDGRINPTEYFTPASLALLLQHLALTFAALSLVRDRRTGLFELMRVGPLSSVEIIIGKIFAYLLVGTAVGALLMAASVYGLSVPLAGSVGWVAFTVVGVLLASLALGMVLAIVAGTESQAVQYAMLVLLAGLFFSGFILPIDGLAAPVSVISWMLPVTYGIASFQDVMLRGLPPDNSVIIGLSALVVGYGAIAILGLRRQLSAKAAA
- a CDS encoding ABC transporter ATP-binding protein, with the protein product MTTSSNITTNTTTNTSTSGTRTDTTDTVEHGRSARRSRGGLGDSLNSVRTSELRKSFDDVEVLHGLDLAVEPGTIVGLIGPSGCGKTTTVRLMTGLLAPTSGEAWIGGTRAVDLTSAQRSRIGYLPQTPALFPDLSLMENLSFHASMYGLPLRRKRRLMSVLDWVELSDDAGKRVSDASGGMQRRLALAAAFVHDPDIVFLDEPTAGIDPILRDKIWTQFREVASSGKTLVVTTQYVGEAGMCDEVGLLSDGDLLLVDTPANLRRAAFDGQVVDVVTSRPLSRAELDRLSEHEFVVGEIERTDVTAVRFVVDDADRAITDLDRSFSELGVDVLEAGEHEVDYDEAFVRVVQRHRSATQGRLDEGAEA